A portion of the Bacillus thuringiensis genome contains these proteins:
- a CDS encoding alpha/beta-type small acid-soluble spore protein, translating into MASTNKLAVSGAQAALDQMKYEIAQEFGVQLGADATSRANGSVGGEITKRLVSLAEQQLGGFQK; encoded by the coding sequence ATGGCAAGCACAAATAAATTAGCAGTGTCTGGTGCTCAAGCAGCATTAGATCAAATGAAGTACGAAATCGCTCAAGAGTTTGGTGTTCAACTTGGAGCTGATGCAACATCTCGCGCTAACGGTTCTGTTGGTGGCGAAATTACAAAACGTCTAGTTTCACTAGCTGAGCAACAATTAGGCGGTTTCCAAAAATAA
- the thiI gene encoding tRNA uracil 4-sulfurtransferase ThiI gives MMTYEYILVRYGEMTTKGKNRSKFVSTLKDNVKFKLKKFPNIKIDATHDRMYIQLNGEDHEAISERLKDVFGIHKFNLAMKVPSELEDIKKGALAAFLQVKDDVKTFKITVHRSDKRFPMKTMELLPEIGGHILENTEDITVDVHNPDVNVRVEIRSGYSYIMCGEHMGAGGLPVGVGGKVMVLLSGGIDSPVAAYLTMKRGVSVEAVHFHSPPFTSERAKQKVIDLAQELTKYCKRVTLHLVPFTEVQKTINKEIPSSYSMTVMRRMMMRITEQIAEERNALAITTGESLGQVASQTLDSMHTINEVTNYPVIRPLITMDKLEIIKIAEEIGTYDISIRPYEDCCTVFTPASPATKPKREKANRFEAKYDFTPLIEEAVANKETMVLQTVEVVAEEEKFEELF, from the coding sequence ATGATGACATATGAATATATTTTAGTGCGTTACGGAGAAATGACGACAAAAGGTAAAAACCGTTCTAAATTTGTAAGCACATTAAAAGATAACGTGAAGTTCAAACTGAAAAAGTTTCCAAATATTAAAATTGATGCAACGCATGACCGTATGTACATCCAGTTAAATGGTGAAGATCATGAAGCAATCTCTGAAAGATTGAAAGACGTATTTGGTATTCATAAGTTTAACTTAGCGATGAAAGTACCATCAGAATTAGAAGATATTAAAAAAGGTGCATTAGCAGCTTTCTTACAAGTAAAAGATGATGTGAAAACATTTAAAATTACAGTGCACCGTTCTGATAAGCGCTTCCCAATGAAGACGATGGAGTTGCTTCCAGAAATTGGTGGGCATATTTTAGAAAATACAGAGGATATCACAGTAGACGTCCATAATCCAGATGTGAATGTACGTGTAGAAATTCGCAGTGGTTACAGCTATATTATGTGTGGTGAGCATATGGGAGCTGGCGGTTTACCAGTTGGCGTTGGCGGAAAAGTAATGGTACTTCTTTCTGGTGGTATTGATAGCCCAGTAGCAGCGTACTTAACGATGAAACGCGGCGTATCTGTGGAAGCAGTTCACTTCCATAGCCCACCTTTCACAAGTGAGCGTGCAAAACAAAAAGTAATCGATTTAGCACAAGAGTTAACGAAATACTGTAAACGTGTAACGCTTCACCTTGTTCCGTTTACAGAAGTGCAAAAAACGATTAATAAAGAAATCCCATCTAGCTATTCAATGACGGTTATGCGCCGTATGATGATGCGTATTACAGAGCAGATTGCTGAGGAGCGTAACGCACTTGCAATCACAACTGGTGAAAGTCTTGGACAAGTAGCAAGCCAAACATTAGATAGCATGCATACGATTAACGAAGTAACAAACTACCCAGTTATTCGTCCGCTTATTACGATGGATAAATTAGAAATTATTAAAATTGCTGAAGAAATCGGCACGTATGATATTTCAATTCGTCCATACGAAGATTGCTGTACAGTATTCACACCAGCTAGTCCAGCGACGAAACCGAAGCGTGAAAAAGCAAATCGATTTGAAGCGAAATACGATTTCACACCATTAATTGAAGAAGCTGTAGCGAACAAAGAAACAATGGTATTACAAACGGTTGAAGTAGTGGCGGAAGAAGAAAAATTCGAAGAACTTTTCTAA
- a CDS encoding cysteine desulfurase family protein — protein sequence MIYFDNSATTKPYPEALQSYVTVAGKYFGNPSSIHSLGGEAERLLTQSRTIAAQLLHVKPSEIIFTSGGTEGNNLAIKGIAMRNRSRGKHIITTNIEHASVFEAYKQLEELGFDVTYLPVNEHGVVSVEDVKRALREDTILVSIIHVNNETGAIQPVAEIGTLLSNHPKIRFHVDHVQGIGKVPLDLYASHIDLCSISGHKFHSVKGTGLLYIRDGVRLDPILSGGQQELKYRSGTENLPGIVAMVKALRMTMEQVKEKVAHLQSLQAELVSFFKEMEDVTINTSLAYAAPHILNVSFVGLKPEVVVHALEEHGVYVSTKSACSSKANEVSRVLVSMGVPHAAAASAIRISLAPDNTMEEVKQFEGIVKETMPKLYEVMR from the coding sequence ATGATCTATTTTGATAATAGTGCGACGACGAAGCCATATCCAGAAGCTCTTCAATCGTACGTGACGGTTGCTGGGAAATATTTTGGTAATCCTTCTTCTATTCATTCGCTTGGAGGAGAGGCAGAGCGTCTATTAACACAATCAAGAACGATTGCAGCGCAGCTTCTTCACGTTAAACCTTCTGAAATTATTTTCACATCAGGTGGAACGGAAGGGAACAACCTTGCGATTAAAGGGATAGCAATGAGGAATCGTTCGCGCGGCAAACATATCATTACAACAAATATTGAACACGCGTCTGTGTTTGAGGCATATAAGCAATTAGAAGAACTCGGATTTGATGTAACATATTTACCGGTTAACGAGCATGGTGTTGTATCGGTAGAGGATGTAAAACGAGCACTTCGTGAAGATACGATTCTTGTATCAATTATTCATGTGAACAACGAAACTGGAGCAATTCAGCCCGTTGCTGAAATTGGAACGTTATTATCGAATCATCCGAAAATAAGATTCCATGTAGATCATGTACAAGGGATAGGAAAAGTACCGCTTGATTTATATGCTTCTCATATTGATCTTTGCTCAATATCTGGACATAAATTCCACAGTGTAAAAGGAACGGGTCTTCTTTATATACGTGATGGCGTAAGATTAGATCCGATTTTATCAGGTGGTCAACAAGAGCTTAAGTATCGCTCTGGTACAGAGAATTTACCTGGCATTGTAGCGATGGTGAAAGCACTTCGCATGACAATGGAACAAGTGAAAGAAAAGGTAGCTCATTTGCAAAGTTTACAAGCAGAGCTTGTCAGCTTCTTTAAAGAGATGGAAGATGTGACGATTAATACATCGCTTGCATATGCAGCACCGCACATTTTAAATGTATCATTTGTTGGTTTAAAACCAGAAGTAGTCGTTCATGCTTTAGAAGAGCACGGTGTATATGTATCGACGAAGTCTGCCTGTTCTTCAAAAGCAAATGAAGTGAGCAGAGTGTTAGTGTCAATGGGAGTGCCGCATGCAGCAGCTGCAAGCGCTATTCGTATTAGTTTGGCACCAGACAACACGATGGAAGAAGTAAAACAATTTGAAGGTATTGTAAAAGAGACGATGCCAAAATTATATGAAGTGATGAGGTAA